One part of the Brachyhypopomus gauderio isolate BG-103 unplaced genomic scaffold, BGAUD_0.2 sc150, whole genome shotgun sequence genome encodes these proteins:
- the LOC143500437 gene encoding uncharacterized protein LOC143500437, producing the protein MNPYHCSECGTSFTQQSDLHRHQRIHTGEKPYHCSECGKSFRHQSNLQEHQRIHTGERPYHCSECGKSFTRQSHLQEHQRIHTGEKPYHCSECGKSFTKRSILHRHQRIHTGVKPYYCSECGMSFIQQSCLQQHQRIHTGERPYHCSECGTSFTRQNNLRRHQRIHTGVKPYYCLECGKSFTRQSNLQRHQRIHTK; encoded by the coding sequence ATGAatccatatcactgctcagagtgtgggacgagttttactcaacagagtgaTCTCCACCGACACCAgcgtattcacacaggagagaagccctatcactgctcagagtgtgggaagagttttcgTCACCAGAGTAATCTCCAAGAACACCAgcgtattcacacaggagagaggccgtatcactgctcagagtgtgggaagagttttactagacagagtcATCTCCAAGAACACCAgcgtattcacacaggagagaagccgtatcactgctcagagtgtgggaagagttttactaaacgGAGTATTCTCCACCGACACCAGCGTATTCACACAGGAGTGAAGCCgtattactgctcagagtgtgggatgaGTTTTATTCAACAGAGTTGTCTCCAACAACACCAgcgtattcacacaggagagaggccctatcactgctcagagtgtgggacgagttttactagacagaaTAATCTCCGCCGACACCAGCGTATTCACACAGGAGTGAAGCCGTATTactgcttagagtgtgggaagagttttactagacagagtaATCTCCAacgacaccagcgcattcacacaaaGTAG